A section of the Cololabis saira isolate AMF1-May2022 chromosome 6, fColSai1.1, whole genome shotgun sequence genome encodes:
- the LOC133445976 gene encoding RNA-binding motif, single-stranded-interacting protein 1: MIFANTGNPLRAPYRKQPPVAPLSHPMAPPSPSTNNSSNSSSGGWEQLSKTNLYIRGLAPSTTDHDLVKLCQPYGKIVSTKAILDKTTNKCKGYGFVDFDSPAAAQKAVAALKTAGVQAQMAKQQEQDPTNLYISNLPLSMDEQELENMLKQFGQVISTRILRDSSGVSRGVGFARMESTEKCDAVISHFNGKFIKTSAGVPVPSEPLLCKFADGGQKKRQSQNKFGQNGRPWTRDCDSRLAGMTLTYDPSTAAMQNGFFPPPYSISSRMMAQTPMSHYMSPLSTYQVQNPSWVPHQPYILSHPGAVMSPSMDPSVSLQPSSMMAPLAQQMSHLSLGGAGTYMAANAAIQGAYIPQYAHMQTTPVPVEESGAPSQVDSSGSHSPYSYQQNK; encoded by the exons ATGATTTTTGCCAATACTGGAAACCCATTAAGAGCCCCATACCGCAAACAG CCACCTGTTGCTCCATTGTCGCACCCCATGGCTCCACCCAGTCCCAGCaccaacaacagcagcaacagtaGCAGTGGAGGCTGGGAGCAACTCAGCAAAACAAACCTCTACATCCGAGGCCTGGCCCCTTCAACCACAGATCATGACCTGGTCAAGCTCTGCCAGCC GTATGGGAAAATAGTATCAACAAAGGCGATCCTGGACAAGACTACAAATAAGTGCAAAG GATACGGCTTTGTGGACTTTGACAGTCCTGCTGCAGCTCAGAAGGCTGTCGCTGCCCTGAAGACGGCTGGAGTCCAAGCTCAGATGGCGAAG CAACAAGAACAAGATCCCACAAACTTGTACATCTCCAACTTGCCTTTGTCCATGGatgagcaggagctggagaacATGTTGAAGCAGTTTGGCCAAGTTATATCCACGCGCATCCTGAGGGACTCCAGTGGGGTCAGCAGAGGAGTGGGCTTTGCACG GATGGAGTCAACTGAAAAATGTGACGCAGTCATTTCTCACTTCAATGGAAAGTTCATTAAAACATCTGCAGGTGTTCCAG TGCCGTCTGAACCCCTCTTGTGCAAGTTTGCTGATGGTGGGCAGAAAAAGAGACAAAGTCAAAATAAATTTGGCCAGAACGGCCGCCCCTGGACGAGAGACTGCGACTCCAGGCTG GCTGGAATGACACTCACATACGATCCCAGTACAGCCGCTATGCAAAATGG ATTTTTTCCACCGCCATACAGTATTTCAAGCAGGATGATGGCTCAAACACCCATGTCCCATTACATGTCTCCACTTTCAACCTATCAG GTGCAGAACCCTTCCTGGGTGCCTCATCAGCCCTACATCTTGTCGCACCCA GGTGCAGTGATGTCGCCCTCTATGGACCCATCTGTGTCACTGCAGCCTTCCTCCATGATGGCTCCTCTCGCTCAGCAGATGAGCCACCTCTCTCTAGGTGGTGCAGGAACG TACATGGCTGCCAACGCAGCTATACAAGGAGCATATATCCCACAGTACGCACACATGCAGACGACGCCTGTTCCCGTGGAG GAAAGCGGAGCACCGTCACAAGTGGACTCTTCTGGCAGTCATTCTCCTTACTCCTACCAACAAAACAAGTAG